In the genome of Leptospira dzoumogneensis, one region contains:
- a CDS encoding MBL fold metallo-hydrolase, producing the protein MSTKYPNSDHSNGKYFYNPTQVEENGIWRTLKLLSTIDFEEWPKKVQNEKANLIKNPLYKNQIGITFINHATVLIQSREINILTDPVWSERISPVSWVGTKRVREPGMRIEDLPRIDLVVISHNHYDHLDLETLKTLNKKFSPKFLVPLGDKELLQSEGISDTDEMDWWQTIEIEKKAEVTFAPTQHLSARGIFDWNRSLWGSYMIKIGNRRVYFGGDAAYSLHYKEIKRRLGEPDISLLPIGAYEPRWFMRLVHMNPLDAIQAHMDLGSKLSIGIHFGTFQQTEEALNAPVEELKKELLKAGLNLSDFIVQKEGIGKIY; encoded by the coding sequence GTGTCTACTAAATACCCAAACTCTGATCATTCCAACGGGAAATACTTTTACAATCCAACCCAAGTTGAAGAAAACGGAATATGGAGAACTTTAAAGCTTCTATCCACAATTGATTTTGAAGAATGGCCCAAAAAGGTTCAAAATGAAAAAGCAAATCTAATTAAAAATCCATTATATAAAAATCAAATCGGGATCACTTTCATTAATCATGCGACTGTGTTAATCCAATCCCGCGAAATAAACATCCTTACCGATCCGGTTTGGTCCGAGAGGATCAGTCCGGTGAGCTGGGTGGGAACAAAAAGAGTGAGAGAACCAGGTATGCGGATAGAGGACCTTCCTCGGATAGACCTGGTGGTTATCAGTCATAACCATTACGATCATCTGGACTTGGAAACTTTAAAAACGCTTAATAAAAAATTCTCCCCCAAGTTTCTTGTTCCGTTGGGAGACAAGGAACTACTACAATCCGAAGGAATTTCTGATACAGATGAGATGGACTGGTGGCAAACAATCGAAATAGAAAAGAAAGCAGAAGTAACGTTCGCTCCTACACAACATCTTTCCGCAAGAGGTATATTCGATTGGAATCGCAGTCTATGGGGTAGCTACATGATCAAAATAGGGAATAGACGAGTATATTTTGGCGGAGATGCTGCGTATTCTTTGCACTATAAAGAAATTAAAAGACGTTTGGGCGAGCCGGATATTTCTCTTTTACCGATCGGAGCTTATGAGCCTAGATGGTTTATGAGGTTAGTCCACATGAACCCTTTGGATGCAATTCAAGCTCATATGGATTTGGGTTCTAAACTTTCAATCGGAATACATTTTGGAACATTTCAGCAAACAGAAGAAGCATTAAACGCGCCTGTTGAAGAATTAAAGAAGGAATTACTTAAAGCCGGATTGAATTTAAGTGATTTCATAGTACAAAAAGAAGGAATAGGAAAGATTTATTAA
- a CDS encoding SBBP repeat-containing protein, giving the protein MKNLNKKSLVIIFTLIASLLSVGCNHGTSKSNMLLNLDGLSDDSSSEWTSLLGISTTESRASGITSDLSGNIYTTGYTEWSLDGPPHSEGMNQFIVKYNSNGEKQWTRLLGATVSDTHAIAITSDSTGNVYTTGYTNGNLDGQTLTYNTNMFVVKYDSDGNKLWTKLRAAYGKRTYSYGITLDSSENIYTTGNVTGSLITGSDISFYDLFVSRFDND; this is encoded by the coding sequence TTGAAAAATCTAAATAAGAAGTCTCTTGTCATCATATTCACGCTGATTGCGAGTTTGCTATCTGTCGGTTGCAATCACGGCACATCGAAATCTAATATGCTACTAAACCTCGACGGTTTATCAGACGATAGCAGCAGTGAATGGACCAGTCTTTTAGGTATATCTACCACGGAATCAAGAGCCTCAGGAATTACATCGGATCTGTCCGGAAATATTTATACTACAGGTTATACTGAATGGTCTCTAGATGGCCCACCCCATTCCGAAGGTATGAATCAATTTATTGTTAAGTACAATAGCAATGGGGAAAAACAATGGACAAGGTTACTCGGTGCAACTGTTAGTGATACGCATGCAATTGCAATCACTTCGGACTCCACTGGAAATGTTTATACGACCGGTTATACAAACGGAAACCTGGATGGCCAAACACTAACTTATAACACCAATATGTTTGTTGTTAAGTACGATAGCGACGGGAATAAGCTCTGGACAAAATTACGAGCAGCATACGGCAAAAGAACATATTCGTACGGAATCACATTAGATTCTTCGGAAAATATTTATACTACAGGCAATGTGACGGGAAGTTTAATTACTGGCTCCGATATTTCATTTTACGACTTGTTTGTAAGCAGATTTGATAATGATTGA